In Fusarium oxysporum Fo47 chromosome VII, complete sequence, the following proteins share a genomic window:
- a CDS encoding uncharacterized protein (expressed protein) produces MDPLSAIASVAGIATAAGEVVKILGPYITAAKDAPKIAAQLSSEALATQTILSALGQLANSCSTENANYASLIRADQLIAVLTDGVTIFSELEAMLQTLPPPEPMSPGGRLWSPMQWVRKKGSLAALFTRLQAFKLSINCILNILQSDSQARAENNQQQLILAVETLLEHNHDLSKRMMCIESTIDTMSQRRPTIQFTAGIDSLEPHTASPKRPSRFEFEFERDLTASRVYRRAKRDTMDFSVRSSVARTHAWSIFSGISLSKISEMSVLALPLYAEDITNPQHYHFGHEAFQPKRLLSPTGCTRSIYHECVEVQLQLSQLEWFAELHRQETQRTEDENPLSILIAIFRRGTPLLMLFNQLDNSQQERWQNLIASSPTDTVAKLAMVEFVQACVNRLNFQPSDCFTVADLVSLDTTNHIKVNK; encoded by the exons ATGGACCCACTGAGCGCGATCGCTTCTGTTGCGGGGATCGCCACAGCCGCAGGCGAGGTTGTCAAAATCCTTGGTCCTTACATCACGGCAGCGAAGGACGCACCCAAGATCGCGGCCCAACTTTCCTCGGAGGCTCTTGCGACGCAGACTATCCTCTCTGCTCTAGGGCAACTCGCCAACAGCTGTTCCACCGAAAATGCAAACTACGCGTCCCTAATCCGGGCGGATCAACTCATCGCGGTGCTCACCGATGGGGTTACGATATTTTCCGAGCTCGAAGCAATGCTGCAGACACTCCCACCGCCCGAACCGATGAGCCCGGGTGGGCGTTTATGGTCGCCAATGCAATGGGTTAGAAAGAAGGGTTCCTTAGCTGCCTTATTCACCAGGCTGCAGGCCTTCAAATTATCTATTAACTGCATTCTGAACATTCTCCAGAG tgaTTCCCAAGCCAGAGCAGAAAATAACCAGCAGCAGTTGATATTGGCCGTGGAAACGCTCTTGGAACACAACCATGATCTATCTAAGAGAATGATGTGCATAGAGAGTACTATCGATACAATGTCGCAGCGCCGCCCAACCATCCAGTTTACAGCTGGTATCGACAGTCTGGAGCCGCATACTGCATCACCAAAACGCCCCTCTCGCTTCGAATTTGAGTTTGAGCGTGACCTCACAGCCTCTCGTGTTTACCGCCGAGCTAAGAGAGACACCATGGATTTCTCAGTACGCAGTTCTGTGGCCCGCACTCACGCTTGGTCTATATTCTCCGGAATCAGTCTCAGCAAAATCTCTGAGATGTCCGTTCTAGCTCTCCCATTATACGCGGAAGACATTACCAATCCGCAGCATTACCATTTTGGACACGAAGCTTTTCAGCCTAAACGCTTACTTTCCCCAACTGGTTGCACGAGATCCATCTACCATGAGTGTGTTGAAGTGCAACTTCAGCTGTCTCAGCTTGAATGGTTTGCTGAACTCCACCGGCAAGAAACCCAGAGAACCGAAGATGAAAACCCCCTATCCATTCTGATCGCCATATTTAGGCGCGGAACTCCTCTGTTGATGTTATTCAATCAACTCGACAACTCACAGCAAGAAAGATGGCAGAATTTGATCGCCTCTAGTCCAACTGATACGGTTGCAAAGCTTGCCATGGTCGAATTCGTTCAGGCTTGCGTAAATCGCTTGAATTTCCAGCCCTCTGACTGCTTTACTGTAGCTGATCTCGTGAGCCTTGACACAACAAATCACATCaaggttaataaataa
- a CDS encoding peptidase S8/S53 domain-containing protein, whose amino-acid sequence KPLKKVVVNMSLSGSYTAAVNDAVKAATDAGLTVVVAAGNFNDDASLYSPASAPSTITVGAVDATNYRTWFSNYGSLVDIFAPGSGILSSWHLSDSASRYLAGTSMASPHVAGLAAYFISKEGIQGSAAVTNSILSAAVTNVVADPQGSNNRLAYN is encoded by the coding sequence AAGCCGCTGAAGAAGGTAGTTGTCAACATGTCCCTCAGTGGCTCCTACACTGCCGCTGTCAACGACGCCGTCAAGGCCGCCACCGATGCTGGTCTCACCGTCGTCGTTGCTGCCGGCAACTTCAACGACGACGCCTCTCTCTACTCGCCCGCTTCTGCTCCCTCTACCATCACTGTCGGTGCCGTTGACGCTACCAACTACCGCACTTGGTTCTCCAATTATGGCTCCTTGGTCGACATCTTTGCGCCCGGTAGTGGTATCCTCAGCTCGTGGCACCTCAGTGACTCTGCCAGCAGGTACCTTGCCGGCACGAGCATGGCCTCGCCGCATGTTGCTGGTCTCGCTGCGTACTTCATCTCCAAGGAGGGAATCCAGGGTTCCGCTGCTGTCACCAACAGCATCCTCAGCGCTGCCGTCACCAACGTTGTTGCTGACCCTCAGGGCAGCAACAACCGTCTTGCTTACAAC
- a CDS encoding Alpha/Beta hydrolase protein yields MVDKLGIEDSRVTWHTATIRHKTYHYMKADPDNEPLATLILLHGFPDLAFGWRHQIPCLQSHGYQIIAPDMLGFGLTSAPCQPSSYGLRSIVEDIRDLANLVAKDKKIILGGQDWGGAVVWRTAVCMYVFRPGSHRPRKSPTGAQDVLS; encoded by the coding sequence ATGGTCGACAAGCTTGGGATCGAGGATTCTAGAGTGACATGGCACACAGCAACAATCCGCCACAAAACTTACCATTACATGAAAGCCGACCCGGATAACGAACCCCTCGCGACACTTATCCTTCTGCATGGATTTCCTGATTTGGCATTCGGCTGGCGGCATCAGATTCCCTGTCTGCAATCCCATGGATATCAGATCATCGCGCCAGACATGCTCGGTTTCGGCCTTACCAGCGCCCCTTGTCAGCCAAGCTCGTACGGCTTGAGGAGCATCGTCGAGGACATCAGAGACTTGGCAAATCTTGTCGCCAAAGATAAAAAAATCATCCTTGGCGGACAAGACTGGGGCGGCGCGGTGGTTTGGCGCACGgctgtatgtatgtatgtttTTCGTCCGGGGAGCCATCGGCCCCGAAAGTCCCCTActggggcacaggacgtgctgagctag
- a CDS encoding ras-like GTPase Ras1 codes for MQRISDMYSHHLDKFQLPREYKLVAIGGSGTGTSRLLIQSQFIDEYDPTIEDTHRKICVIDDEVALLDVLDSADQDVYSAMREQYIRTGEGFLLVYSITSRQSFEEITTFQQQVLRMKDKDYFPILLVGNNCSLESERDVSRQEAEALARSFGYPFIEVDARSRVNIDEAFYDLVREIRRYNREISGYSTPFPFPSSPSFF; via the exons ATGCAAAGGATATCCGACATGTACTCCCATCATCTAGACAAG TTTCAACTCCCAAGAGAATACAAATTGGTAGCGATTGGAGGATCTGGGACTGGAACAAGCCGACTC CTAATACAGTCACAGTTTATCGACGAATACGACCCGACAATCGAAGACACACATCGTAAAATATGTGTCATTGACGACGAAGTTGCTCTACTCGATGTGCTCGACTCGGCCGACCAGGACGTGTACTCGGCCATGAGAGAGCAGTACATAAGAACGGGGGAAGGCTTCCTGTTGGTATACAGCATCACCAGTCGCCAAAGCTTCGAAGAAATTACAACCTTCCAGCAGCAAGTCCTCCGTATGAAGGACAAGGACTACTTCCCGATACTCCTGGTTGGCAATAACTGCTCTCTAGAGTCGGAGCGAGACGTGAGTAGACAGGAAGCTGAAGCCTTGGCAAGGAGTTTTGGATACCCTTTCATCGAGGTAGATGCAAGATCCCGCGTCAATATCGATGAGGCATTTTACGATTTGGTACGGGAGATTCGACGATATAACCGCGAGATTTCTGGTTATTCTACACCCTtcccttttccttcttctccctccttcttctga
- a CDS encoding uncharacterized protein (expressed protein): CPCGSDRQTVAHVLLRCRRHRQLRDQELGRLRGRNNLRKLLNERNAAAKAIKFIELTQILGQFLDRDLNRQS; encoded by the coding sequence TGCCCCTGCGGATCGGATCGACAAACGGTAGCGCACGTCCTCTTACGCTGCCGTCGACACCGCCAACTCCGGGACCAGGAACTGGGACGACTCCGAGGACGCAACAATCTCCGGAAGCTACTGAACGAGCGCAATGCAGCCGCCAAGGCAATCAAGTTCATCGAACTGACTCAGATCCTTGGGCAATTTCTGGATCGAGACCTTAATAGACAAAGCTGA
- a CDS encoding uncharacterized protein (expressed protein), with amino-acid sequence MDHNLTRTLRYRRALLVSTAASAPLATRFWRIISGAERRDKLQLSAGKQSRQHWLLYHIQQDVLFQSWTVNNIRSWLVSADDHFSGRSVPSNVLLQASPDPIKLFAQKLFAEEHAHLDNQQNGDQRLRGGETPISLLRQCC; translated from the coding sequence ATGGATCACAACCTCACCCGTACCTTACGGTACAGGAGGGCTCTTCTTGTAAGCACTGCGGCCTCCGCTCCACTAGCGACAAGGTTCTGGCGGATCATCTCAGGGGCTGAACGCCGCGACAAACTACAGCTCTCAGCCGGCAAGCAAAGCCGGCAGCACTGGCTACTATATCATATCCAGCAAGATGTTCTATTCCAGAGCTGGACAGTGAACAATATTCGGTCATGGCTTGTCAGCGCTGATGACCACTTCAGCGGCAGGTCTGTGCCCAGCAATGTCCTTCTGCAGGCCAGTCCTGATCCCATCAAGCTTTTTGCCCAAAAGCTATTTGCCGAGGAGCATGCCCACCTAGACAATCAGCAAAATGGCGATCAAAGGCTGCGTGGCGGCGAGACACCAATCTCTTTGTTGAGACAGTGTTGCTAA